A region from the Pseudalkalibacillus hwajinpoensis genome encodes:
- the rlmB gene encoding 23S rRNA (guanosine(2251)-2'-O)-methyltransferase RlmB has translation MDKEFIVGRNSVLEALRSGHEINKIWINEGSQKGPLQNLIQKAKEQNVLVQFVPKRKLEQLSGESNHQGVVASIAAYEYADIEDLFKKAEDSGKPPFFLILDEIEDPHNLGSILRTADSAGAHGVIIPKRRAVGLTSTVAKSSTGAIEYIPVARVTNLARTMDELKDRGLWFVGTDATGGQDYRQADYDMGIGLVIGSEGKGMGRLIKDKCDFLVSLPMAGKVTSLNASVAAGLMMYEVYRQRHPLGE, from the coding sequence ATGGATAAAGAATTTATTGTAGGACGAAATTCGGTTCTTGAAGCATTACGATCAGGACACGAAATCAATAAAATTTGGATAAATGAAGGGTCTCAAAAAGGCCCTCTTCAAAACTTGATACAAAAAGCAAAGGAACAAAATGTACTCGTACAGTTCGTGCCGAAACGAAAGCTAGAACAACTTTCCGGGGAAAGTAACCATCAAGGTGTTGTCGCTTCAATTGCGGCTTATGAATATGCTGATATTGAGGATTTATTTAAGAAAGCAGAAGATTCTGGGAAGCCACCGTTTTTCCTTATTCTTGATGAAATTGAAGATCCACATAATCTAGGATCTATATTAAGAACAGCGGATTCTGCAGGAGCTCATGGAGTTATTATTCCAAAAAGAAGAGCGGTTGGTTTAACTTCTACCGTTGCCAAATCTTCTACAGGAGCGATTGAGTATATCCCGGTTGCGCGAGTAACGAACCTTGCTAGAACGATGGATGAGTTGAAAGACCGCGGCTTGTGGTTTGTGGGCACTGATGCAACCGGTGGCCAGGACTATCGCCAGGCAGACTATGATATGGGGATCGGACTTGTCATCGGAAGTGAAGGTAAAGGAATGGGACGTCTTATTAAGGATAAATGTGATTTCTTAGTAAGTCTTCCAATGGCCGGAAAAGTAACCTCTCTCAACGCTTCAGTTGCTGCAGGGTTAATGATGTATGAGGTTTACCGACAACGTCATCCTTTGGGGGAGTAA
- a CDS encoding NYN domain-containing protein, translating into MDVLLVDGYNIIGAWPELRTLKERDFSKARELLIEKMAEYQAYTGYQVIVVFDAHLSHGIEKRHSQYRIDVIYTRENETADERIEKMARELKGIRTQIHVATSDFTEQWAIFGQGALRKSARELYNEMQGIEKGIEKSVNTENRRNRSGGLHLSEEISEIFEKWRRGGK; encoded by the coding sequence ATGGACGTGCTGTTAGTTGATGGCTATAACATTATTGGTGCATGGCCAGAATTACGAACACTTAAAGAGAGGGATTTCAGTAAAGCACGTGAGCTTCTAATTGAAAAAATGGCCGAATATCAAGCTTATACCGGGTATCAGGTGATCGTCGTTTTTGACGCTCACCTCTCTCATGGGATTGAAAAACGTCATAGCCAGTACAGAATTGATGTTATTTATACGAGAGAAAATGAGACAGCAGATGAGCGGATTGAGAAAATGGCGAGGGAACTGAAGGGTATAAGAACGCAAATACATGTGGCAACGTCAGATTTTACAGAGCAGTGGGCTATCTTTGGACAAGGTGCACTTAGGAAATCTGCGCGTGAACTTTACAACGAAATGCAAGGAATCGAAAAAGGAATTGAAAAAAGCGTAAATACTGAAAATCGACGCAATCGTTCTGGTGGCCTGCATTTATCAGAAGAAATTAGCGAAATATTTGAAAAATGGCGAAGAGGCGGTAAATAG
- the sigH gene encoding RNA polymerase sporulation sigma factor SigH, with protein sequence MSVDQRHLEHVAFDQLDDEMLVIMVHEGHSRALEHLITKYKNFVRAKARSYFLIGADREDIIQEGMIGLYKAIRDFRGDKFSSFKAFAELCITRQMITAIKTATRQKHIPLNSYVSLDKPIYDEESDRTLLDVICGTKVTDPEELIINQEEFDDIELKMSEILSDLERKVLMLYLDGRSYQEISVDLNRHVKSIDNALQRVKRKLERYLELREVSL encoded by the coding sequence CTGTCAGTAGACCAAAGACACCTGGAACACGTAGCATTCGATCAACTTGATGATGAAATGCTCGTCATCATGGTTCATGAAGGTCACAGTAGAGCGTTGGAACATTTGATTACGAAGTACAAAAATTTCGTACGCGCTAAGGCGAGGTCGTATTTTCTCATTGGAGCAGACCGAGAAGATATCATCCAAGAAGGGATGATCGGTCTCTACAAAGCCATTCGTGATTTTAGAGGAGACAAGTTCTCATCTTTTAAAGCGTTTGCCGAATTATGCATCACCCGGCAGATGATTACAGCTATCAAAACCGCAACAAGACAGAAGCATATTCCGCTTAATTCTTACGTATCGCTTGATAAGCCAATTTACGATGAAGAGTCTGATCGTACGCTTCTTGACGTTATATGCGGCACAAAAGTAACTGATCCTGAGGAACTAATTATTAATCAGGAAGAATTTGATGACATCGAACTTAAAATGTCAGAAATTTTGAGCGATTTAGAGAGAAAGGTGCTAATGCTCTATCTCGATGGACGTTCATACCAAGAAATTTCGGTTGATCTAAACCGTCACGTCAAGTCAATTGATAACGCATTGCAACGAGTGAAGCGCAAGTTAGAGCGTTATCTCGAACTACGTGAAGTCAGCCTATAA
- the rpmG gene encoding 50S ribosomal protein L33 has protein sequence MRKKAVLACVQCNSRNYTTMKNSQTSPARMEVKKYCKYCDVHTVHRETK, from the coding sequence ATGCGAAAAAAGGCAGTACTAGCATGTGTTCAATGCAATAGCCGAAACTATACAACTATGAAAAACTCACAGACGAGCCCGGCCCGCATGGAAGTTAAGAAGTATTGCAAATACTGCGATGTTCATACTGTCCATCGTGAAACAAAGTAA
- the secE gene encoding preprotein translocase subunit SecE, with the protein MASIVQRSGKFFRNVASEMKRVSWPTRKELTRYTIVTVTTVIFIAVFFALIDQGISSIIRLILG; encoded by the coding sequence ATGGCAAGTATTGTTCAACGTTCTGGTAAGTTCTTTCGTAATGTCGCAAGTGAAATGAAGCGGGTAAGTTGGCCAACGCGTAAGGAATTAACACGCTATACGATTGTAACTGTTACAACGGTTATTTTTATAGCTGTTTTCTTCGCATTGATTGACCAGGGTATTTCCTCGATAATCCGCCTCATTTTAGGATAA
- the nusG gene encoding transcription termination/antitermination protein NusG: MEKRWYVVHTYSGYENKVKTNLEKRVETMGMTDKIFRVLVPVEEETEEKNGKKKTVMKKVFPGYVITEMVMTDDSWYVVRNTPGVTGFVGSSGAGSKPTALLPEEVESLLKQMGMEQPKVDVDFELKEKVKVKEGPFADFVGSVEGIDTDKGKVKVHVNMFGRETPVELNFGQVEKF; this comes from the coding sequence ATGGAAAAAAGATGGTATGTTGTTCATACGTACTCGGGGTATGAAAACAAAGTAAAAACCAACCTTGAGAAAAGGGTTGAGACAATGGGCATGACGGATAAGATCTTTCGTGTTCTCGTCCCGGTAGAAGAAGAAACAGAAGAGAAGAACGGCAAGAAAAAGACAGTTATGAAAAAAGTCTTTCCTGGCTATGTTATTACAGAAATGGTCATGACAGATGATTCATGGTATGTCGTTCGGAATACACCAGGTGTTACTGGATTCGTAGGGTCTAGTGGTGCTGGGTCTAAACCGACTGCATTGCTTCCGGAAGAAGTGGAATCACTTCTTAAGCAAATGGGTATGGAGCAACCAAAAGTAGATGTAGACTTTGAACTTAAAGAGAAAGTTAAAGTAAAAGAAGGTCCATTTGCTGATTTCGTAGGTTCTGTTGAAGGGATCGATACGGACAAAGGAAAGGTCAAAGTGCACGTGAATATGTTCGGCAGAGAAACGCCTGTTGAACTTAATTTCGGACAAGTTGAGAAGTTCTAA
- the rplK gene encoding 50S ribosomal protein L11 produces the protein MAKKVIKVVKLQIPAGKANPAPPVGPALGQAGVNIMGFCKEFNARTSDQAGMIIPVEITVFEDRSFTFITKTPPAAVLLKKAAGIESGSGEPNRNKVATVKRDKVREIAETKMPDLNAANVDSAMRMVEGTARSMGITIED, from the coding sequence GTGGCTAAAAAGGTAATCAAGGTTGTTAAATTGCAAATCCCGGCTGGGAAGGCGAATCCTGCACCGCCAGTAGGACCTGCACTAGGTCAAGCTGGAGTTAACATTATGGGATTCTGTAAAGAGTTTAATGCTCGTACTTCTGACCAGGCTGGTATGATCATTCCAGTAGAAATTACGGTTTTTGAAGACCGTTCATTTACATTTATCACTAAAACTCCACCAGCTGCAGTTCTTCTTAAGAAAGCAGCAGGTATCGAGTCAGGTTCTGGTGAACCAAACCGCAACAAAGTTGCGACTGTGAAGCGTGATAAAGTGCGTGAAATCGCTGAAACAAAAATGCCAGACCTTAACGCAGCGAATGTTGATTCTGCAATGCGTATGGTTGAAGGTACTGCACGTAGCATGGGAATTACGATCGAAGATTAA
- the rplA gene encoding 50S ribosomal protein L1, whose product MAKRGKRYQEAAKLVERTTFYEPQEAVELVKKTSVGNFDGTVEAAVRLGVDPKKNDQQVRGAVVLPNGTGKTQRVLVFAKGEKAKEAEAAGADYVGEADYIAKINEGWFEFDVIVATPDMMGEVGKLGRVLGPKGLMPNPKTGTVTFDVEKAVNEIKAGKVEYRVDRAGNVHAPIGKVSFEADKLVENLNTLVETLVKVKPAAAKGTYLKNISVTSTMGPGVKVNASTYR is encoded by the coding sequence ATGGCAAAAAGAGGTAAGAGATACCAGGAGGCTGCCAAGCTAGTTGAACGTACAACTTTCTATGAGCCTCAAGAAGCAGTTGAACTTGTGAAAAAGACATCTGTAGGAAACTTTGATGGAACAGTTGAAGCAGCAGTTCGTCTTGGGGTAGACCCTAAGAAAAACGACCAGCAGGTTCGTGGCGCGGTTGTACTTCCAAACGGAACTGGTAAAACACAACGCGTTCTTGTTTTCGCTAAAGGTGAAAAGGCTAAAGAAGCTGAAGCAGCTGGCGCTGACTATGTAGGAGAAGCAGACTATATCGCTAAAATCAACGAAGGTTGGTTTGAGTTTGACGTAATCGTTGCAACTCCAGACATGATGGGCGAAGTTGGTAAACTAGGTCGTGTACTTGGACCAAAAGGTTTAATGCCGAACCCGAAAACTGGAACAGTAACGTTCGACGTTGAAAAAGCTGTTAACGAAATCAAAGCTGGTAAAGTAGAGTACCGCGTTGATCGTGCTGGTAACGTCCATGCACCGATCGGTAAAGTATCTTTCGAAGCTGACAAGCTTGTTGAAAACTTAAACACACTTGTAGAAACACTTGTGAAAGTTAAGCCAGCAGCAGCTAAAGGTACGTACCTTAAAAACATTTCGGTTACATCTACAATGGGACCTGGTGTTAAAGTTAACGCATCAACTTACCGCTAA
- the rplJ gene encoding 50S ribosomal protein L10: MSSIVEQKKQLVTEIADKLRDSQSTIFVDYRGLDVSEVTELRKQLRDANVEFRVYKNTMTRRAAEELELTDLNEHLVGPTAIAFSNEDVVAPAKILNNFAKNHEALEIKTGVIEGGVVSVEKIKELADLPNRDGLLSMLLSVLQAPMRNMALATKAVADQKEEQGA, translated from the coding sequence ATGAGCAGTATAGTTGAACAGAAGAAGCAACTAGTTACGGAAATTGCAGACAAACTACGTGATAGCCAATCAACAATTTTTGTTGATTATCGCGGACTTGATGTTTCTGAAGTAACTGAGCTTCGTAAGCAATTGCGTGATGCAAACGTTGAGTTCCGTGTTTACAAGAACACAATGACTCGTCGCGCGGCAGAAGAGCTTGAACTTACTGATTTGAATGAACACCTTGTCGGACCTACGGCAATCGCGTTCAGCAATGAAGATGTTGTTGCTCCTGCTAAAATTTTGAACAACTTCGCTAAGAATCACGAAGCTCTTGAAATCAAGACTGGCGTAATCGAAGGCGGCGTTGTATCAGTAGAAAAGATCAAAGAACTTGCGGACCTACCAAACCGCGATGGACTACTTTCTATGTTGCTATCTGTGCTTCAAGCACCTATGCGCAATATGGCACTTGCTACAAAAGCTGTGGCTGATCAAAAGGAAGAACAAGGCGCGTAA
- the rplL gene encoding 50S ribosomal protein L7/L12 produces the protein MGNEQIIEAIKEMTVLELNDLVKAIEEEFGVTAAAPVAAAGGAAEGAAEEQSEFDVVLESAGSSKIKVIKVVREITGLGLKEAKELVDGAPSPIKEGIAKEEAEELKGKLEEVGAVVEVK, from the coding sequence ATGGGTAACGAGCAAATCATTGAAGCAATCAAAGAAATGACAGTTCTTGAGCTTAACGACCTAGTTAAAGCAATCGAAGAAGAATTTGGTGTAACTGCAGCAGCTCCAGTAGCAGCAGCAGGTGGCGCAGCAGAAGGTGCTGCTGAAGAGCAATCTGAATTTGACGTAGTTCTTGAAAGTGCTGGAAGCAGCAAAATCAAGGTCATCAAAGTTGTTCGCGAAATCACTGGTCTTGGCTTGAAAGAAGCTAAAGAACTAGTTGATGGCGCACCAAGCCCGATTAAAGAAGGCATTGCTAAAGAAGAAGCTGAAGAGCTTAAAGGCAAGCTTGAAGAAGTTGGCGCAGTAGTAGAAGTTAAGTAG
- a CDS encoding class I SAM-dependent methyltransferase has translation MGEHYYTKNPGVKSSPNKIDADLRGSKFQFTTDSGVFSKKEIDFGSKLLIESFEEPELEGDIVDVGCGYGPIGISLASEFSNRYFYMLDINERATELAMSNAIKNRVHNLSVMASDQLNAVKDKTFASVLTNPPIRAGKQVVHGILEEAYDILKKGGTLWVVIQKKQGAPSAITRLEEMFEHVETVVKKKGYYILKAVK, from the coding sequence ATGGGTGAACATTATTATACGAAGAATCCGGGTGTGAAAAGCAGTCCGAACAAAATTGATGCGGATTTACGGGGAAGTAAATTTCAATTCACGACTGATTCTGGTGTTTTTTCAAAGAAGGAAATCGATTTTGGGAGTAAACTTCTAATCGAATCATTTGAAGAACCTGAACTTGAAGGGGATATTGTTGATGTTGGATGTGGCTATGGCCCGATCGGCATTTCACTCGCTTCTGAATTTTCAAATCGTTATTTTTATATGCTAGACATAAATGAACGCGCAACAGAGCTTGCGATGAGCAATGCCATTAAGAATCGCGTTCATAATTTGAGCGTTATGGCAAGTGATCAGTTGAATGCCGTAAAAGATAAAACGTTCGCGTCTGTCCTTACGAACCCTCCTATACGTGCAGGTAAACAAGTTGTTCATGGAATTCTTGAAGAGGCCTATGACATCTTAAAAAAAGGTGGGACGCTTTGGGTAGTAATCCAAAAGAAGCAAGGGGCTCCATCTGCAATAACCAGACTCGAAGAAATGTTTGAGCATGTTGAAA